A part of Arachis hypogaea cultivar Tifrunner chromosome 12, arahy.Tifrunner.gnm2.J5K5, whole genome shotgun sequence genomic DNA contains:
- the LOC112727283 gene encoding UDP-glucuronic acid decarboxylase 1 isoform X1: MKPKLNHRLEMPNSNNNNNSNQYGPYPPKLPKHNRSLPRSINYLLREQRLLFTLIGILIGSTFFIIQPILSRIGPSEAHPYTRSGFTTRHDLRGVGLERRNAVAGRVPAAIGARRLRVVVTGGAGFVGSHLVDKLIGRGNEVIVVDNFFTGRKDNLVHLLGNPRFELIRHDVVEPILLEVDQIYHLACPASPVHYKYNPVKTIKTNVMGTLNMLGLAKRIGARFLLTSTSEVYGDPLEHPQKETYWGNVNPIGERSCYDEGKRTAETLTMDYHRGDGVEVRIARIFNTYGPRMCLDDGRVVSNFVAQVIRKQPMTVYGDGKQTRSFQYVSDLVNGLVALMDGEHVGPFNLGNPGEFTMLELAEVVKATIDPSATIEFRPNTADDPHMRKPDISKAKELLNWEPKVPLKEGLPLMVNDFRNRILNEDEGKGMK; encoded by the exons ATGAAGCCAAAGCTGAATCACAGGCTGGAGATGCCgaatagtaataataacaataattcaaaCCAATATGGCCCTTACCCACCAAAACTCCCAAAACACAATAGATCCCTACCAAGATCCATTAACTACCTTCTAAGAGAACAGCGCCTACTCTTCACCCTCATCGGAATCCTAATTGGCTCGACCTTCTTCATAATCCAGCCCATCCTCTCGAGAATTGGGCCTTCCGAGGCCCATCCGTACACCCGGAGCGGGTTCACCACCCGCCACGACCTCCGCGGCGTCGGGCTCGAGAGAAGGAACGCGGTTGCTGGGCGGGTTCCGGCGGCGATTGGCGCCAGGAGGCTGAGGGTGGTGGTTACCGGTGGGGCTGGGTTCGTTGGGAGCCATCTGGTTGATAAGCTTATTGGGAGAGGGAATGAGGTGATTGTGGTGGATAATTTTTTCACCGGGAGGAAGGACAATTTGGTACATTTGCTTGGAAACCCTAGGTTTGAGCTGATTCGACACGACGTCGTTGAGCCTATACTGTTGGAGGTGGATCAGATCTATCACCTTGCTTGTCCTGCTTCCCCTGTTCATTACAAGTATAACCCTGTCAAGACTATC AAGACAAATGTGATGGGTACACTTAATATGCTGGGCCTTGCAAAGAGGATTGGGGCCAGGTTTCTGCTTACTAGTACTAGTGAGGTTTACGGTGATCCGCTGGAGCATCCCCAGAAAGAGACCTACTGGGGAAATGTGAATCCAATAG GCGAGAGGAGCTGTTACGATGAAGGAAAGCGCACTGCGGAGACCTTAACAATGGATTATCATCGAGGTGATGGTGTTGAG GTTCGAATTGCTCGTATTTTCAACACATATGGACCTCGTATGTGTTTAGATGATGGTCGTGTAGTTAGCAATTTTGTTGCACAG GTTATTCGCAAACAACCAATGACTGTATATGGTGATGGGAAGCAAACAAGAAGTTTTCAATATGTCTCTGATTTG GTTAACGGATTGGTGGCCTTGATGGATGGTGAACATGTGGGACCTTTCAACCTGGGTAACCCAGGGGAGTTCACCATGTTAGAGCTTGCTGAG GTTGTGAAAGCAACAATTGATCCAAGTGCTACAATTGAATTCAGACCAAATACTGCTGATGATCCACATATGAGGAAGCCAGATATCAGCAAAGCAAAGGAGCTCTTGAACTGGGAGCCTAAAGTCCCTCTCAAAGAAGGGTTGCCTCTTATGGTCAACGATTTCCGCAATCGGATCCTAAACGAAGACGAAGGAAAAGGGATGAAATAA
- the LOC112727283 gene encoding UDP-glucuronic acid decarboxylase 1 isoform X2, whose amino-acid sequence MKPKLNHRLEMPNSNNNNNSNQYGPYPPKLPKHNRSLPRSINYLLREQRLLFTLIGILIGSTFFIIQPILSRIGPSEAHPYTRSGFTTRHDLRGVGLERRNAVAGRVPAAIGARRLRVVVTGGAGFVGSHLVDKLIGRGNEVIVVDNFFTGRKDNLVHLLGNPRFELIRHDVVEPILLEVDQIYHLACPASPVHYKYNPVKTIISNVMGTLNMLGLAKRIGARFLLTSTSEVYGDPLEHPQKETYWGNVNPIGERSCYDEGKRTAETLTMDYHRGDGVEVRIARIFNTYGPRMCLDDGRVVSNFVAQVIRKQPMTVYGDGKQTRSFQYVSDLVNGLVALMDGEHVGPFNLGNPGEFTMLELAEVVKATIDPSATIEFRPNTADDPHMRKPDISKAKELLNWEPKVPLKEGLPLMVNDFRNRILNEDEGKGMK is encoded by the exons ATGAAGCCAAAGCTGAATCACAGGCTGGAGATGCCgaatagtaataataacaataattcaaaCCAATATGGCCCTTACCCACCAAAACTCCCAAAACACAATAGATCCCTACCAAGATCCATTAACTACCTTCTAAGAGAACAGCGCCTACTCTTCACCCTCATCGGAATCCTAATTGGCTCGACCTTCTTCATAATCCAGCCCATCCTCTCGAGAATTGGGCCTTCCGAGGCCCATCCGTACACCCGGAGCGGGTTCACCACCCGCCACGACCTCCGCGGCGTCGGGCTCGAGAGAAGGAACGCGGTTGCTGGGCGGGTTCCGGCGGCGATTGGCGCCAGGAGGCTGAGGGTGGTGGTTACCGGTGGGGCTGGGTTCGTTGGGAGCCATCTGGTTGATAAGCTTATTGGGAGAGGGAATGAGGTGATTGTGGTGGATAATTTTTTCACCGGGAGGAAGGACAATTTGGTACATTTGCTTGGAAACCCTAGGTTTGAGCTGATTCGACACGACGTCGTTGAGCCTATACTGTTGGAGGTGGATCAGATCTATCACCTTGCTTGTCCTGCTTCCCCTGTTCATTACAAGTATAACCCTGTCAAGACTATCatatc AAATGTGATGGGTACACTTAATATGCTGGGCCTTGCAAAGAGGATTGGGGCCAGGTTTCTGCTTACTAGTACTAGTGAGGTTTACGGTGATCCGCTGGAGCATCCCCAGAAAGAGACCTACTGGGGAAATGTGAATCCAATAG GCGAGAGGAGCTGTTACGATGAAGGAAAGCGCACTGCGGAGACCTTAACAATGGATTATCATCGAGGTGATGGTGTTGAG GTTCGAATTGCTCGTATTTTCAACACATATGGACCTCGTATGTGTTTAGATGATGGTCGTGTAGTTAGCAATTTTGTTGCACAG GTTATTCGCAAACAACCAATGACTGTATATGGTGATGGGAAGCAAACAAGAAGTTTTCAATATGTCTCTGATTTG GTTAACGGATTGGTGGCCTTGATGGATGGTGAACATGTGGGACCTTTCAACCTGGGTAACCCAGGGGAGTTCACCATGTTAGAGCTTGCTGAG GTTGTGAAAGCAACAATTGATCCAAGTGCTACAATTGAATTCAGACCAAATACTGCTGATGATCCACATATGAGGAAGCCAGATATCAGCAAAGCAAAGGAGCTCTTGAACTGGGAGCCTAAAGTCCCTCTCAAAGAAGGGTTGCCTCTTATGGTCAACGATTTCCGCAATCGGATCCTAAACGAAGACGAAGGAAAAGGGATGAAATAA